One window from the genome of Dyadobacter sp. CECT 9275 encodes:
- a CDS encoding aminotransferase class V-fold PLP-dependent enzyme: MSNRRSFLKKSAVLGMGAFGADSIFSQLHAKSFESAEKLWNPAGDNEQYWSVIQDAYTASKSEILILNNGGVSPSPLAVQKALDVYNKTAAQGPSYYMWRVMDKGREPLRQRLATLGGCDPEEIAINRNATEALNTIIFGLPLQKGDEVIGTKFDYPNMMNAWRQRQLRDGIVYKQLSFDFPIENDDEIVKAYEEAITPQTKIIHITHIVNWVGQIMPVKKISQMARRRGIEVIVDGAHSFALLDFKIPDLECDYFGTSLHKFLSAPVGSGMMWIKKDKIAKIWPLVCNHEPTSADIRKFETLGTRSFCIEQAIGEAINFQEGIGTKRKQERVHYLKKYWAEKALQIPGVKIHTSLKPEYSCAIAGVSIEGLKPTELDSKLFNDFKIHTVGISYESVQCVRVTPHVYTKLSDLDRFVGALEKIAKKV, from the coding sequence ATGAGCAACCGCCGGTCGTTTTTAAAAAAGAGTGCGGTCTTGGGAATGGGAGCATTCGGAGCGGATAGCATCTTCAGCCAACTCCACGCCAAGTCTTTTGAATCCGCAGAAAAGCTTTGGAACCCAGCCGGAGATAATGAGCAGTATTGGTCGGTTATTCAGGATGCCTACACGGCCAGCAAAAGTGAAATACTCATTCTGAATAACGGGGGAGTTTCTCCTTCGCCACTGGCCGTTCAGAAAGCCCTGGATGTATACAACAAAACTGCCGCTCAGGGACCTTCCTATTATATGTGGCGGGTGATGGACAAAGGGCGTGAGCCGCTTCGGCAGCGCCTGGCTACATTGGGAGGTTGTGATCCCGAGGAAATCGCCATCAACAGAAACGCTACGGAGGCATTGAATACCATTATTTTTGGTCTGCCTTTACAGAAAGGGGATGAAGTGATCGGGACAAAATTTGACTATCCCAATATGATGAATGCGTGGCGGCAGCGGCAGCTTCGCGACGGGATTGTGTACAAGCAGTTATCTTTTGATTTCCCGATTGAAAATGATGATGAGATTGTGAAGGCCTATGAAGAAGCCATCACACCTCAAACCAAAATCATTCATATTACCCACATAGTGAACTGGGTAGGGCAGATTATGCCGGTGAAAAAAATTAGCCAAATGGCCCGTCGCAGGGGTATTGAGGTAATTGTGGATGGCGCTCATTCGTTTGCGCTGCTTGACTTTAAGATACCCGATCTGGAGTGTGATTACTTTGGTACCAGCCTTCACAAGTTCCTGAGCGCGCCTGTGGGAAGTGGCATGATGTGGATTAAAAAAGATAAGATTGCCAAAATCTGGCCGCTGGTTTGCAACCACGAACCTACCAGTGCGGATATCCGCAAATTTGAAACCCTGGGGACCCGGAGTTTCTGTATTGAACAGGCCATCGGCGAGGCAATTAACTTTCAGGAGGGTATTGGTACCAAAAGGAAACAGGAACGTGTCCATTATCTTAAAAAATACTGGGCCGAAAAGGCTCTGCAAATTCCGGGTGTAAAAATCCATACGTCCCTGAAACCCGAATATTCCTGCGCCATTGCGGGTGTGAGCATAGAAGGTTTGAAACCCACCGAACTGGACAGCAAGTTATTCAATGATTTTAAGATACATACCGTGGGGATCAGCTACGAGAGCGTTCAGTGTGTACGGGTTACACCTCACGTTTATACCAAGCTGAGCGATCTGGACAGATTCGTGGGTGCCTTGGAAAAAATTGCGAAGAAGGTTTAA
- a CDS encoding M23 family metallopeptidase has protein sequence MTIKRVTGILLIIITSGWTNESLPSAKLLEYCNVFRQIQVDVRDCVISPDSATRAFQENMKNLRAVFARDSCRSIDSTYFVFPVRCYLPAESIGGRGRGYRPDGFDLFDMEVKGSHPAHDIFIRDKDKDQIDDRTWKPVDILAFTSGVVLAVEKDWQYDSDRRGGNWIWIYDPCLDGLFYYAHNNVVEVQPGQWVNAGDKIAEMGRSGYNAYKKRSPTHLHLMFLKLTPEGLPEPQNTYDWMMMAAVKE, from the coding sequence ATGACGATCAAGAGGGTCACCGGTATATTACTAATCATCATCACATCCGGCTGGACCAACGAATCTTTGCCTTCTGCAAAGTTACTGGAATACTGCAATGTTTTTCGGCAGATACAGGTGGATGTGCGGGATTGTGTTATCAGTCCTGATAGTGCTACGCGCGCTTTTCAGGAAAATATGAAAAATTTACGGGCGGTCTTCGCGCGTGATTCCTGCCGAAGTATCGACTCAACTTATTTCGTTTTTCCTGTAAGGTGTTATCTCCCGGCTGAATCCATCGGAGGGAGGGGCAGGGGGTATCGGCCCGATGGCTTCGATCTGTTTGATATGGAAGTGAAGGGAAGCCATCCTGCCCATGATATTTTTATCAGGGATAAGGATAAAGACCAGATCGACGACCGAACCTGGAAACCGGTTGATATACTGGCTTTTACCTCTGGCGTGGTACTTGCGGTGGAGAAAGACTGGCAGTATGACAGCGACAGGCGTGGAGGCAACTGGATATGGATTTATGATCCATGTCTGGACGGGCTGTTTTATTATGCCCATAACAATGTTGTGGAAGTGCAGCCCGGACAATGGGTGAATGCGGGCGATAAAATTGCTGAAATGGGGCGTTCGGGGTATAATGCCTACAAGAAAAGATCACCGACGCATCTGCACCTGATGTTTCTGAAACTGACACCCGAAGGACTTCCTGAGCCCCAGAATACGTATGACTGGATGATGATGGCTGCCGTGAAGGAATAA
- a CDS encoding PVC-type heme-binding CxxCH protein produces MKQFHLPKVLFFSSSISLLLNFFSSAQTVDSVKVIHPDSIYARLSEGEKRFARNAVSGLELPDGLEARLFAAEPDVINPINIDVDHRGRVWALESYNYRPAVNGKSELGVGDRIVIMEDKNGDGVSDVTKVFYQGPELNAPLGIWVMGNKAIVSQSPYVWLFTDTNGDDVADDKEILFKGIGGTQHDAGVHSFVFGPDGKFYFNYGNAGRQLVDGRDRPLLDKYERPINFRQYRQGVVFRCDQEFRNVEILAENFHNAFEVAVDSYGTMWQADQEEPGNEGDRVSYVMENGNFGYIDEMNGNSWRVNRTNLEDEIPRRHWHQNDPGVVPNLLETGSGFPMGATVYEGELLPRRFWDQVIVADAGHNSVRAYPVVNDGAGYKSTGILPIVDGKRDKWFRPTDVCVAPDGSLIVSDWYDPVIGSNRMKDRGRGRIFRIAPKDTLYKIPVYDLTIPEQAVKALQSPNLSMRYLAWNACVKHGWNAEPMLEALFRQYNANPKLRARALWVLNKIEGFNSRNLDIGFRELNPNLRITTLRAVRQRNSDPIEYIKRLSSDPNPQVRREAALAINHNHTYEALDVWLWLARQYPGNDRWSVEALSIGAIGQWERIFPAWLEKAGSRPGATAAGKDIIWLARTRKAIPFLEELAADTTVSFKSRLRYFRAFDFFNAGYEKSQALLNVTKVRSSDRVAVSKLALLHLDKSYVANSQQGLSALNALMDETYGTSDYIDLVKRYEPATETNRLFQLAISKSNDVIGRDAGALLLEQAGVTYITDKLGTLGNDKKSALLASIQTAGSAESIYILRAIALNSAEPASVREDAVRYLGASWPGEEAVVKLLKNDQLDDNLKKAALEGVKNAFREEIKKELAPYFPKPAEEKAEVTPVEETKQKGKKRRRRGV; encoded by the coding sequence TTGAAACAATTTCATCTTCCCAAGGTTCTTTTTTTTAGTTCTTCTATCTCGCTGCTCCTGAATTTTTTCAGTTCTGCACAAACGGTTGATTCCGTAAAAGTTATCCATCCCGACAGTATTTACGCCAGACTTTCCGAAGGAGAAAAGCGTTTTGCAAGAAATGCTGTTTCAGGCCTTGAATTACCAGATGGCCTGGAGGCCAGGTTATTTGCGGCAGAACCCGACGTCATTAATCCCATTAATATTGATGTGGACCATCGTGGACGTGTCTGGGCGCTGGAATCTTATAACTATCGCCCGGCAGTAAACGGGAAATCGGAACTGGGTGTTGGTGACAGGATTGTGATTATGGAGGATAAAAACGGTGATGGCGTCTCTGACGTTACCAAGGTATTTTACCAGGGACCTGAGCTGAACGCCCCGCTAGGCATTTGGGTGATGGGAAACAAAGCCATTGTTTCTCAGAGTCCTTATGTATGGCTCTTTACAGATACCAATGGAGACGATGTTGCGGATGACAAGGAAATTCTTTTCAAAGGGATAGGAGGTACCCAGCACGATGCCGGGGTGCACTCCTTTGTTTTCGGGCCCGACGGTAAGTTTTATTTTAATTACGGAAATGCAGGCCGTCAACTGGTCGACGGGAGGGACCGGCCATTGCTGGACAAATACGAAAGGCCGATTAACTTCCGTCAGTACCGTCAGGGAGTTGTTTTTCGCTGCGACCAGGAGTTCCGGAATGTGGAGATACTGGCCGAAAATTTTCATAATGCTTTTGAAGTTGCTGTGGATAGCTACGGTACCATGTGGCAGGCCGATCAGGAAGAGCCGGGTAATGAAGGAGACCGGGTATCCTATGTCATGGAGAATGGTAATTTCGGATATATAGACGAAATGAATGGCAATAGCTGGCGGGTAAACAGGACCAATCTGGAGGATGAGATTCCGCGCAGGCACTGGCATCAGAACGACCCGGGCGTGGTGCCCAACTTGCTTGAAACGGGTTCCGGATTTCCGATGGGTGCCACAGTGTATGAAGGGGAATTGCTTCCCCGCCGCTTCTGGGACCAAGTGATTGTGGCAGACGCAGGGCATAACAGCGTCAGAGCATATCCGGTTGTGAATGACGGTGCAGGTTACAAGTCAACCGGGATACTTCCGATTGTTGATGGAAAACGGGATAAGTGGTTCAGGCCGACGGATGTTTGTGTGGCTCCTGATGGCTCATTAATCGTTTCCGACTGGTATGATCCTGTGATAGGTTCCAATAGAATGAAGGATAGAGGACGCGGTCGAATATTCCGTATTGCGCCCAAGGATACCCTGTATAAAATTCCGGTATATGATTTAACTATACCTGAACAGGCTGTAAAAGCACTGCAAAGTCCCAACCTTTCGATGCGGTATCTGGCCTGGAATGCATGTGTAAAACACGGCTGGAACGCTGAGCCTATGCTGGAAGCATTATTCAGACAATACAATGCCAATCCCAAGCTCAGGGCGAGGGCGCTATGGGTGCTCAATAAGATTGAAGGCTTTAATAGCCGGAACCTGGATATCGGATTCAGAGAGTTGAACCCAAACCTGAGAATAACCACCTTACGGGCGGTTCGTCAGCGGAACAGTGATCCGATAGAATATATCAAACGGCTCTCTTCAGATCCCAATCCCCAGGTGCGGAGGGAGGCAGCTCTGGCTATTAATCATAATCATACCTACGAGGCGCTGGACGTATGGCTTTGGCTTGCCAGACAGTATCCCGGAAACGACCGCTGGTCTGTGGAAGCGCTGAGCATCGGGGCGATCGGCCAGTGGGAAAGGATTTTCCCGGCCTGGCTTGAAAAGGCCGGTTCCCGGCCTGGCGCCACAGCAGCAGGGAAGGATATTATCTGGCTGGCCCGAACCCGCAAGGCCATTCCCTTTCTGGAAGAGCTGGCAGCCGACACCACCGTGAGTTTCAAAAGCCGGTTGCGGTATTTCCGGGCCTTCGATTTTTTCAATGCAGGATATGAGAAATCGCAGGCATTGCTGAATGTAACCAAGGTGCGTTCGTCGGACCGTGTGGCCGTTAGCAAGCTGGCGCTTTTACACCTGGATAAATCTTACGTTGCCAATTCGCAGCAGGGACTGAGTGCCCTCAACGCCCTGATGGACGAAACCTATGGAACATCCGATTACATAGATCTGGTTAAAAGGTACGAGCCCGCAACGGAAACCAACCGGTTATTTCAGCTTGCTATTTCCAAATCCAATGATGTGATTGGCCGTGATGCGGGTGCTTTACTCCTTGAGCAGGCTGGTGTTACCTATATCACCGACAAGCTGGGAACGCTTGGAAATGATAAAAAATCAGCTTTACTGGCCTCTATACAAACGGCTGGCTCTGCTGAATCAATTTATATTCTCAGGGCAATAGCGCTAAATTCGGCCGAACCGGCCAGTGTACGTGAAGATGCGGTCAGGTATCTGGGTGCCAGCTGGCCGGGAGAGGAAGCAGTGGTGAAGCTGTTGAAAAATGATCAGCTGGATGACAATTTAAAAAAGGCGGCATTGGAAGGTGTCAAAAATGCATTCCGCGAGGAGATCAAAAAGGAATTGGCTCCTTATTTCCCCAAACCTGCCGAAGAAAAGGCCGAAGTAACACCCGTTGAGGAAACCAAACAAAAGGGTAAAAAACGACGTAGAAGAGGGGTATGA
- a CDS encoding TonB-dependent receptor, giving the protein MKPLIPLLFCLLALNVRAQFKLSGKITLEEKNEAAFGAAVFINELNMGTTADTAGHYTITAIPKGIYTLRISYVSLPTIIEKKVLIDHNLVRDFTMKAGGNALEEVVVTGTMKEVSKLDSPVPVDVITAKFIYKNPVPSIFDGLSYVNGVRPQLNCNVCNTGDIHINGLEGPYTMVLIDGMPMVSGLSTVYGLSGIPNSLIDRVEIVKGPASTLYGSEAVGGLINIITKNPSKAPAFSADAFSTTWRDFNVDLGLKLTAGSKTTALIGINYFNYQNPIDHNRDGFTDLTLQNRISVFNKWSFSRKNNKTANIAARYYYEDRWGGDMKWNKSFRGGDALYGESIYTKRFELMGNYDLPTQEKLTLQYSFSSHDQNSVYGTVPFLADQKIAFAQLLWDKVAGKHSLLFGTPFRYTFYNDNTTATKYVDGRDHADKIFLPGIFVQDEISMGIHKILLGARYDYNSRHGSIFTPRAAYKVKLNQTDVIRLNFGRGFRIVNLFTEDHAALTGSRQVIVKEALKPEQSWNANLNVVKKIVTGNSFVGFDASVFYTYFTNRILPDYDTNPNQIIYDNLDGYAVSKGISLNLDFNFAFPLKVIAGGTVMDNYQYENGKRFRPVLTEKVTAVWSVSYEIQKAGLSFDYTGNLYGPMRLPLLSEDDPRAGTSPVWSLQNIQITKKFRNGLEIYGGIKNLLNFTPPANSIARSHDPFDKNVKFDDAGQVIATPDNPYRLTFDPSYVYAPNQGLRGFAGLRYTLH; this is encoded by the coding sequence ATGAAACCACTCATACCATTATTATTCTGTTTGTTAGCACTCAACGTTCGAGCACAATTTAAGTTATCGGGCAAAATCACCTTGGAAGAAAAAAACGAAGCTGCTTTTGGAGCAGCGGTTTTCATCAACGAGCTCAACATGGGAACTACCGCTGACACGGCGGGACATTACACCATCACTGCCATCCCCAAGGGGATTTATACGTTGCGTATATCCTATGTATCTCTGCCGACCATCATTGAAAAAAAAGTGCTGATTGACCATAACCTGGTGCGCGATTTTACAATGAAAGCAGGGGGGAATGCATTGGAAGAAGTGGTTGTGACAGGAACCATGAAGGAGGTTTCCAAGCTGGACAGCCCCGTTCCGGTTGACGTCATTACGGCAAAATTCATTTACAAAAATCCGGTTCCAAGTATATTTGACGGGCTAAGTTATGTGAACGGTGTGAGGCCGCAGCTGAACTGTAATGTGTGCAACACGGGTGACATTCACATAAACGGCCTTGAAGGGCCATATACCATGGTACTCATAGACGGTATGCCCATGGTAAGTGGCTTGTCAACGGTTTACGGCCTGTCGGGTATCCCCAACAGCCTTATTGACCGGGTGGAGATTGTGAAAGGCCCGGCTTCAACGCTATACGGCTCCGAGGCCGTGGGCGGACTTATCAATATCATCACCAAAAATCCATCTAAAGCGCCTGCTTTCTCCGCAGATGCTTTCAGTACCACCTGGCGGGATTTTAATGTGGATCTCGGCCTGAAACTAACAGCTGGATCCAAAACAACAGCGCTGATCGGGATAAACTATTTCAATTACCAGAACCCTATCGATCATAACCGTGACGGCTTCACGGATCTTACCCTTCAGAACCGTATTTCTGTGTTTAACAAATGGTCGTTTTCCCGAAAAAACAATAAGACAGCCAACATTGCCGCACGCTATTATTATGAAGACCGCTGGGGCGGAGACATGAAATGGAACAAAAGTTTCCGGGGGGGCGATGCGTTGTACGGCGAAAGTATCTATACTAAACGGTTTGAGCTCATGGGCAACTATGACCTGCCGACACAAGAAAAGCTCACGTTACAATACTCTTTCAGCAGCCACGACCAGAATTCCGTATATGGGACCGTTCCTTTCCTGGCCGACCAGAAAATTGCATTTGCGCAGCTATTATGGGACAAAGTAGCCGGCAAGCACAGTCTGCTTTTCGGTACACCATTCAGGTATACCTTTTACAACGATAACACCACAGCTACCAAATATGTGGACGGCCGCGATCATGCGGACAAAATATTTTTACCCGGAATTTTTGTACAGGATGAAATTTCGATGGGTATTCACAAAATTTTGCTGGGAGCCCGGTACGACTACAACAGCCGCCACGGCAGTATTTTCACTCCACGGGCAGCGTACAAGGTAAAGCTGAACCAGACAGACGTGATCAGGCTCAATTTTGGGCGAGGTTTCAGGATCGTGAACCTGTTCACGGAAGATCATGCTGCACTCACAGGCTCACGCCAGGTAATTGTGAAGGAGGCCCTGAAACCGGAACAAAGCTGGAACGCCAATCTGAATGTGGTGAAAAAAATTGTTACCGGAAACTCCTTCGTCGGATTCGACGCATCTGTTTTTTATACTTATTTCACCAACCGGATTCTGCCCGATTATGACACAAATCCCAACCAGATTATTTATGACAACCTGGACGGATACGCAGTTTCAAAAGGGATATCACTCAACCTGGATTTCAATTTTGCATTTCCATTAAAAGTAATAGCCGGAGGTACCGTCATGGACAATTACCAGTATGAAAACGGGAAACGGTTCAGGCCGGTGCTGACCGAAAAAGTAACTGCGGTGTGGTCTGTTTCGTATGAAATTCAAAAAGCAGGCCTGTCCTTTGACTATACAGGCAATTTGTATGGCCCCATGCGCCTGCCATTGCTGAGCGAAGACGATCCGAGAGCGGGCACATCGCCGGTCTGGTCTCTGCAGAACATCCAGATTACCAAGAAGTTTCGTAACGGTCTCGAGATCTATGGAGGAATAAAAAACCTGCTGAATTTCACACCTCCGGCCAATTCCATTGCCCGCTCGCATGACCCGTTCGACAAGAATGTAAAGTTTGATGATGCCGGGCAGGTCATTGCCACACCCGACAATCCTTACAGACTTACCTTTGACCCGTCCTATGTTTATGCCCCCAACCAGGGCCTGAGGGGATTTGCAGGATTACGGTATACCCTGCATTAA
- a CDS encoding hydroxypyruvate isomerase family protein, with product MLRRNFVKSTLGLAGAALMAGESFASPSAAFAKNKFKLKYASHFGMFANSAGKDLIDQLKFMADQGFMAIEDNGMMGRPVEEQEKIAREMSRLGMEMGVFVVDKGGNGANTLASGKKENIDIFLSGCKRAVEVAKRVNAKWMTVVPGDFDRSLPIGVQTGHVIDALRRGAEILEPHGLVMVLEPLSDTPNLFLRTSDQTYEICRGVNSKSCKILYDIYHMQKNEGRLIYNIEKTWSEIDYFQIGDEPGRKEPTTGEINYKNVFKYIYDRSKKEGRSFIMGMEHGNYKQGKEGEEALIKAYVESDSFDI from the coding sequence ATGCTCCGCAGGAATTTTGTTAAGTCTACACTCGGTTTAGCTGGTGCAGCACTGATGGCGGGAGAATCATTCGCTTCTCCGTCAGCTGCTTTTGCTAAAAATAAATTTAAATTAAAATATGCCTCCCATTTCGGGATGTTTGCCAACAGTGCGGGAAAGGACCTCATTGATCAGCTGAAATTTATGGCCGATCAGGGTTTTATGGCTATTGAAGACAATGGTATGATGGGGAGGCCAGTTGAGGAACAGGAAAAAATTGCCAGGGAAATGTCTCGCTTGGGTATGGAAATGGGAGTTTTTGTAGTGGATAAGGGTGGAAATGGTGCCAATACGCTGGCTTCCGGCAAAAAGGAAAATATAGATATCTTCCTGAGCGGTTGTAAAAGAGCAGTGGAAGTAGCCAAACGTGTGAACGCCAAGTGGATGACGGTGGTTCCGGGTGATTTTGACAGAAGCCTGCCCATCGGTGTACAAACTGGTCATGTGATTGATGCCCTACGCCGGGGTGCCGAAATACTGGAACCGCACGGTCTGGTGATGGTACTTGAACCTTTGAGTGATACTCCGAATCTTTTTCTGAGAACCTCCGACCAGACCTACGAGATATGCCGGGGAGTGAACAGCAAATCCTGTAAAATTCTGTACGATATTTATCATATGCAGAAAAATGAGGGAAGGCTGATTTATAATATTGAGAAAACCTGGAGCGAGATAGATTACTTCCAGATTGGCGATGAACCGGGCAGAAAGGAACCTACTACGGGTGAAATCAATTACAAAAATGTTTTTAAGTATATCTACGATCGCAGTAAAAAGGAAGGGAGAAGTTTCATCATGGGAATGGAACACGGCAATTACAAGCAGGGAAAAGAAGGCGAAGAAGCTCTGATCAAAGCGTATGTAGAAAGTGACAGCTTTGATATCTGA
- a CDS encoding isoamylase early set domain-containing protein, which produces MALTKQFVKSKSLYKVTFTVPAEAAAETKKVSLLGEFNGWNPEEAIALKKQKDGSFKGSLELAAGEYQFRYLLDNEKWENDWEADKYVPAGVDAAENSVVVL; this is translated from the coding sequence ATGGCATTAACTAAACAGTTCGTGAAAAGCAAATCCCTTTACAAGGTTACTTTTACCGTGCCAGCCGAAGCAGCAGCTGAAACAAAAAAAGTATCTCTTCTGGGAGAATTTAATGGCTGGAATCCTGAGGAAGCCATTGCACTTAAAAAGCAGAAAGACGGCTCGTTCAAAGGCAGTCTTGAACTTGCGGCAGGTGAATATCAGTTCCGTTATCTGCTGGATAACGAGAAATGGGAAAACGACTGGGAGGCAGACAAGTACGTTCCGGCAGGCGTTGACGCAGCAGAAAATTCAGTTGTAGTATTATGA
- a CDS encoding glutathionylspermidine synthase family protein yields the protein MIQLRQLPVAPEPALKNAGWDWMVGTDTSAYVRSEVVVVKDKAAEQYDQAAQTLYEMFVEAGQYVIDHQLFKELGIPENLVELIKLSWEDDRHIHLYGRFDLAGGTDDAQVKLIEFNADTATCIPETAVVQWAQLKMNGQDESMQFNTLYETLVGQFRYLKEVNPDLTPSLLFTTMEGYPEDDTNVAVLSEAAQEAGFDTDFAYIQDVEFSAEQGIFKQDPEDGSFIRFDFWFKLVPWEYIGQDEPELAKLLTDIVKNRKAVILNPAYTLLFQSKYILKFLWDLFPYHPLLLQTERYPIPHKKCVSKVILGREGANVSILEKGGEVSSAVEGEYENQARIYQEYVEFPRDGDDFFYQAGVFYAGEPCGLGFRRGGRILDNTAQFVGHLVEG from the coding sequence ATGATTCAGTTAAGACAATTACCGGTAGCACCCGAACCGGCTCTAAAAAATGCGGGATGGGACTGGATGGTCGGTACGGATACTTCAGCCTATGTGCGCAGTGAAGTAGTGGTGGTAAAGGATAAAGCGGCAGAACAGTACGATCAGGCTGCACAAACACTTTATGAGATGTTTGTAGAGGCTGGGCAATATGTAATAGATCACCAGTTGTTTAAAGAGCTGGGTATACCCGAAAACCTTGTTGAACTTATTAAATTAAGCTGGGAGGATGACCGGCATATTCATCTTTACGGCCGTTTTGATCTGGCCGGTGGAACGGATGACGCGCAGGTTAAGCTCATCGAGTTTAATGCTGATACCGCCACCTGTATCCCTGAAACTGCTGTGGTACAATGGGCGCAGCTAAAAATGAACGGGCAGGATGAAAGCATGCAGTTTAATACGCTCTATGAAACCCTGGTGGGGCAGTTTCGTTATTTAAAGGAAGTGAATCCGGATCTGACGCCTTCCCTGCTTTTCACTACTATGGAAGGGTACCCCGAAGACGATACCAACGTTGCGGTTCTTTCGGAGGCCGCACAGGAGGCCGGATTTGATACGGATTTTGCGTATATCCAGGACGTGGAATTTTCGGCGGAGCAGGGTATCTTTAAGCAGGATCCTGAGGATGGCAGTTTCATAAGGTTTGACTTTTGGTTCAAACTGGTACCCTGGGAATACATCGGGCAGGATGAGCCTGAGCTGGCCAAATTGCTGACCGACATCGTTAAAAACAGAAAAGCGGTTATTCTTAATCCTGCCTATACATTGTTGTTTCAGTCCAAATATATTCTGAAATTCCTGTGGGATCTATTCCCTTATCACCCGTTGCTTCTTCAGACGGAAAGATATCCGATCCCCCATAAAAAATGTGTGAGCAAAGTGATCCTGGGAAGGGAAGGAGCCAATGTATCTATCCTTGAAAAAGGCGGTGAAGTATCCTCGGCTGTTGAAGGTGAGTATGAAAATCAGGCCCGAATTTATCAGGAATATGTTGAATTCCCTCGGGATGGGGATGACTTTTTCTATCAGGCCGGAGTATTCTATGCGGGGGAACCCTGTGGTTTGGGATTCCGGAGGGGAGGCAGGATACTGGATAATACCGCCCAGTTTGTGGGGCATCTGGTAGAGGGCTGA
- a CDS encoding aldo/keto reductase, translating to MQYRRFGRTGWEVSEIGYGMWGLAGWSGSDRKETDDSLDLAVESGVNFFDTAWGYGEGLSERILGDLIRRNAGKKIYAATKIPPKNRQWPSRPEFTLDEVFPADYIVEYTEKSLHNLGLEQIDLLQFHVWEDTWAERDEWKEAIQKLTREGKVARWGISINRWEPGNALKTLETGCIDAVQVIYNIFDQAPEDNLFPLCRKMDIGVIARVPFDEGTLTGTLTKETTFPVDDWRSTYFVPENLDSSVDHAEALREDIPAGMTMPELALRFILNNPDVHTTIPGMRKLPHVRANVAVSDGTRLDQALADRLKHHRWDRSPTEWSQ from the coding sequence ATGCAATATCGTCGATTTGGACGTACTGGCTGGGAGGTCAGCGAAATAGGTTACGGCATGTGGGGACTGGCAGGATGGAGTGGCTCCGATCGTAAAGAAACGGACGATTCTCTGGATCTGGCTGTGGAATCCGGCGTTAATTTCTTTGATACAGCCTGGGGCTACGGAGAGGGCCTCAGCGAACGTATCCTGGGAGACCTGATCCGCCGTAACGCTGGCAAAAAAATATATGCCGCGACCAAAATTCCACCCAAAAATCGTCAGTGGCCATCCCGCCCCGAATTTACGCTGGACGAAGTCTTCCCGGCTGACTATATTGTGGAGTATACTGAAAAGAGCCTGCATAATCTTGGTCTGGAGCAGATAGACCTTCTTCAGTTCCATGTCTGGGAGGATACCTGGGCAGAACGTGATGAGTGGAAAGAGGCCATTCAAAAACTTACCCGTGAAGGAAAAGTGGCCCGCTGGGGGATCAGTATCAACCGCTGGGAACCAGGAAACGCCCTGAAAACGCTTGAAACAGGATGTATTGATGCCGTTCAGGTTATTTACAATATTTTCGATCAGGCTCCGGAAGATAATCTGTTCCCATTGTGCCGGAAAATGGATATCGGAGTGATCGCCCGTGTGCCATTTGACGAAGGTACACTCACGGGCACGCTTACCAAAGAAACGACATTTCCGGTTGACGACTGGCGTTCCACGTATTTTGTACCCGAAAATCTGGATTCGAGCGTAGATCATGCGGAAGCATTACGGGAAGATATCCCGGCCGGAATGACCATGCCGGAACTTGCGCTACGTTTTATCCTGAACAATCCTGATGTACATACCACCATTCCCGGAATGCGAAAGCTACCGCATGTACGTGCCAATGTGGCAGTGAGCGACGGCACAAGACTGGACCAGGCACTGGCCGACAGGCTAAAACACCATCGCTGGGACCGTTCTCCGACGGAGTGGTCGCAATAG